A stretch of DNA from Gimesia chilikensis:
CGACAATAAGGAAGTGCCTTCTCGAGCTTGGCGATGCCCTCTTCGGTGATCTCGGTACCATCGATGTAGAGAGTGCCCAGATCTTTCATCTTCTTCAGCGAGGTAATACATTTATCGGTCACGCTGGTGTTCCGCAGATTCATATCAATAATGTTTTCCAGCACTTTAATTTCTGCAATTCCCGCGTTGCCGATTTCGGTATCGTTGAGCTCCAGCCATTCCATGTCTTTCATCTTGGCCAGATACTTCATTCCCTCATCGGTGATCTGCGTGTTGCGCAGCCAGAGTCGCTGCAGACGGGTGAGGCTCTTAATCTGCTTCAGACCTTCATCGGAAATCTGTGTATCCCGCAGTAACAGTACGCGGAGCTTTTTCAGCCCTTTGATGTGAGCCAGTCCCTCGTCGGTAATCTGGGTTTCGGAAAGTCCCAGTGTCTCCAGGCTCTTCAAATCAGACAGATGTGTCAGCCCATCGCCCGTAATTTCCAGGCCGGTCAGGAAGAGTTCCTTCAGACTGTCCAGACCTTTGAGGTGCTTGAGACCCGCATCGGTCACCTTGGTGCGCGACAGGTTGAGCACTTCCAGGTTGGTCAGCTTTTTGAATTCCGCCAGCCCGGTATCCGAAACGGGAATACCGTGCAGAGAGATTTCCCGCAGACTCTTGAGCGACTTGAGATGCGACATCCCATCATCGGTCACCTTCGATCCCGAGAGATCCAGCTTTCGCAGTTTATTCAGCCGACCGAGGTAAACCAGCCCGTTGTCGACGAGTTTGGAACCGGAAAAGGAGACCTGGGAAATATTCCCGTTGTAGTCCATCTTCAAGTTCGCACTGATTTCCTTCAGGGCTTTGATATCTGTTTCCAGAGTTGATTCCTGGGGAACTTCTTCCTCTGAACCAGTGGCAGCTTTGCTCATTGTTTAGGCCTGTTTGGAATTGAAAAGTCTGACTCTGATCAACGTGAAGCGGCTGGGGATCGACTCAGTTTTGTGCTCAAACCGGGGAGATTATATACACCCGAACACGTCCCATCCGTACACATCGTTTCATTCACCCGGATCTGGTGCCGAGCATAATATACACATAATTCTGCAATTTCGCATGTGAACGAACGATTTTTTTCCTGTGGAATCCCCCCGTATCAGGCGACAAAATCACTTTGTGGGCGTCGGTTTCCAGTTCAGATGGCGGAAAATGAAATCAAATGTACCCTGACCATTGATTGTATGCGGGCCATCGAAGTATTCAATCTCCGTTTGATCGCCGATCCCCATCTGCGTATAGAACCGCCTGACCTTTGCGTATTCGGCCGCCACCCATTCATCGGGGGCGACTCCATCATTGTGTCCCCGCTCCACCATGAACGGACGCGGCGCCATCAGGTATGAGAGCTCAGCGTAATTCGCGACGTGACCCATATTCCACTCGAAGATTTCATACTCGCCGTGAAACACGTAACTATAGCGATGCGCGCTGTCGGCATTTTTGCGGACCCATTCATTGAAGTCTCCCGAACAGATCGAAAAGACGTACTGCTTCACAAAGGGAGGCACACGCACTGCGGTCTTGCCGCCGTATGAGAGGCCGTAAAATCCGATCCGCTGCTCATCCACAAACGGCAACCCACTGAGCCACTCCAGCGTTCGTTCGTGCTGGGGAATGATGTAGCTGTAAAGCGACCGCTGCATCGGGTTCGATTTCCGCTGCAGTGTGCGAAACCGATCGCGGCCTTTATACGGGTTCTGCGGCGCATAGACAATCAGCCCCCGTTTCACTAACTGCGCGCTGAAATTTTTGTACGCGGCATACGCCCGGTCTTCCGCCTGGATGGTATCCATGGGCGTCCCCTCCAGTCCGTGCTGACAGACGACCACAGGCCGTCGTTCACCCGACTTGAGATCGCGGGGAATCAACAGAATCCCGCCAGCCACGATGTCAGGCTGCACATCCAGCATCACCTCGTAACCCACATACTGGTCCTCTTCCAGTACCTTGCGGGTTTTCACATTCATAGGAACCGCCTGCTCAGACGCCGGCAGGCGACCGATCAGTTCGTCATAGACTTTGTTTCGCAGCCGGTCAGCATCCTTTTCCCACAACGCGACCGACGTGTATTTGCCCGGCTGCCACTCTGTGTCCCGGTAGCGGGCCGAGCGATTAAGTAACTCCTGTGTGAATTCATTCATTTCATCGAACTGCTGCTCCTGCCGGTCTGCGGGATCGACCTGAATCCCGTCAGCTGTCGGCTGCAATACGACGGGAGGAATCATCTTTCTGTTCTGCCGGATGCGTAAGCCGAACAGAAATTCAGCTAGCGCCTTCCCCGAGCCGGCTGGTCCGGTTCCACCATCCGAGAAGACCAGCGAGAGGTTCCGTTGCAGGCCCAGCTGTTCGAACACGGGAAGTGCCCGCTCAAATTCCGCTTTCACAGACTCCGGTTTCGCAATCTCAATCACGCAGGACCGGGGCGCAATCATCGCCGCGATTTCCGCATCACCGAATTCGGTGAGTTGGCTCCAGACATTACGATAAATGGGCTCTTGCCAGACCTGTTCCCGCTGCTGAAAATAGCCGGCGACCCACGTCGCTTGAATTCGATAGTCGGCAGCCCCGCTGAACAACGCCAGCAATCCGCCTTCACCCACTCCCACCACGCCGACAGGTAAGATGCGGCCTTCCTGTTTATCGAGTCGTTCAAACTGATCGACGGCCGCCAGCACCTTCTGTACTTCATAACCGATCACATGCCGTCCCATCTCGAACGCCATGCGATAAATAAACTCGCGGTGCGGTTGATTGGTAAAGAAGACCTCAGGGTGACCGGAATGTCTGGCATCACGACTGATTAAAGTTGGAATTACGACCTGAATGCCGCGCGCCGCCAGTTGCAGTGGAATCAGACTTAACTCGGGGGCGCCCGATTTCAGGTGAGTAAACATCTCCGGCGTCCAGTCCGCATCGGGGAGTGCGACCACACGGGCTTTGATCTCTCCCGTGGGCTGCAGCAACAGTCCCGTCGCCGTCATCCCGTCCAGAACCTGCCAGCGGACGGCATGGATCTTAAAATTTAAGTCACCATCGACTGCGAGCACAGAAGACTTTTCGGTCGTCGTCAGCAGTTCAAAACCGGGACCACTCACACGCGGATCAACGACACCGATGATCGTCTTAAACCGCGCACGATTGTCTTTGATGCTTTCGATGAACGCTGCATGACTTGCAAAATTGTAGTTCCATTTTTGTGGTCGCAGCTGAGGCGACTCCGCCAGTGCCCGCAGTGCATAGGCATCGATGCCCGCCACCATGTGCTCGTCGAGGGGGACGCTCAGTTTCAGCGGCGCGGTTCCCGGCAGGGGATCGGGCAGGTTCAGTGTCTGCGCAGTCACGAAGGACGGAAATGGAACGAGCAATAACAGAGCCAGCAGGAGGGACGGGAATCGCATCGGGACACCTGATCGAAAAAAGGAAAAGCAGCGTCCGCCCGCTTTCACGAACCGTCGCTGCCTGGAATGAGTGCCTACTTCGCTTTGTTGCCGAACAGCAGGATTTCATCGAAGTTGCCGGTATCGTCGAACGAACCGATGCCCACCTGTCCGGTCAGGAAGGTCTTGTCGGTTGCTGTCATCACCGGTTCTTCCATGTTGTCGAAATAGACTTTGATCGAACCCGTTTTAGAATCGCGGACGATGCGGGCGTGATGCCATTCGTCGTCCCAGTCGGTCCCCGGAGTTGTTTTAGTTGAGATCTTGGTGCGGGGTTTGTCGTTGACGATGAAGATCTGGTTGGCGTGGTCGTCGGTCTTCTTACCGAGATGCACGTAATAGAAATGGGCATCGTCCTGGTAATCGAAAAACAGGCAGAGGTCCCGGTGTCCGTAATCGGGAATAGTCGACTGCAGCTTGACATCAAAGACGAAATCGCTGACCTTGATGCCCTTCAGCAGGGCCCGGTTGTAAGGCGAACGGACCGGCGGCTCGAACTTGCTGCGTTTCTTGAACAGGCTGAAGACATGGTTGTCCCCCTGCTTGATCATCTTCCAGGCTTTGTCGTCTGTAGGCAGCCAGTGATCGGAACTGCCCGACTGGAAGTTCTCATGAAACAGTAAAGGCAGCCCCTGCATGCTTTGCGGGATCTGATCTTTCTCAAATGTCTTCAGTGGAGCCGGCTCTTTCGCCTCGACCGCAGTCAGGCATGCGCCGGAAATCGGCAGCAGTCCACAAGCCAGGCTGGTGATAAGGAGGGAACGCAACATGAAAATACTCCTGTCTCTGTGAAAGTCTCCGGCAGGCGGTCAGCACCAGAAATGCACCAGACGTACCGGATGAGTTCGAAAATCCTGATTCAGTTTCAGAATCTATCAGACAGGATCAGCAGACGTTTTTCAAGCATCAGGCTGGCGATCGCGGGGACGTGGACGCTCAGCTCCCGGTTTCCGGTCCCCCGGCTCATCCTCCCGGCTGCGCTCTCCCCGCCCGCCGGGACCATTTGGTCGGCGACCATTGGGATTCAGAAAGCGACCGCCGCGTACACCACCATTGCGTTGACGCCCCGAACCATCCAAAGCACTTTTGTCACCACCACGCGCCAGGTCGATGGCCACCTGCTGTGCTTCCCGGGCGCGCTCTGTCAGCTCTCGACGGACCTCTTTGGGCAGGTTGTCTCTCAGATACATGAATTTCAACCGTTCCTGCAGTTCTTCCGGTGGATGTTTCAACAGATCCTCTTTGTCCTTACGATCCAGTCCTTCAAAGAACGTCTGCAGTTGACTTTCGGAAACGGACATCTGGTCCAATTGATCCCGAACCGACAAAATTAACTGATTCATCAGCCCTTTCGCCAGAAACAGTATGAGCCGTCCGCGCTTTTGGTCGTCCCTGAGATTCGGTAAGCGAGCAGGCCCACCGCGAAGTTCATCAGAACCTCCCTCGCGGAAGAAGTGATAGTTATCCTTTTCAATCAGCTCGAACGCGCTGTTGACAACTTCCGGCTGAGGCCAGTCCGAACCTTTCTTTCCGTCCTGCTGCTTGACCTGTGCAGCTGCCCGTAACACGGCCAGCGACTTCTGAAAATCGGTCAATTCTGATTTGGGTTTCGGATACTTCACCGGTTCAGGCAGGCTCTTTTCGATCACTCCGACCACCTGCTGATACAGCTCGGGGGAAACGGGCTGAGTCCGAGTCATAAACCACATACCGGGAGTTCGGCTGTCGATTTTCAAGATCCGCATGACTTCGAAATAATTGCGATAACGTTGCCAGCGCGAACTGTTCTGTCGCTCTGCGCGGAACTTGCGGATGAGGGCCATGCGCTCTTCCGGGGTCTCCGCTTTCCGCAGGTCTTCCTGTTCCCAGGGAGAGAGCGTGCGGACCCAGTCCTCGTAACACCGCATCACGCGATTGAGCTCGGGGCGATCCTGAATGGCTTCATGAATTTTGCGGTAGCGGGCTTTTTCCTCGGGAGACAGCTTCTGGAACTTCTCGTAGTTGCGTTTGAGCTGCGCGCGTTCTGCAGGAGTCATCGACTCGATTTTTTTGCGATTGTCCTGCTCAGTCTCTTCTGATCCCGCCGCCCCCAGCAGCAGCATCCCTGCACAGAGCAGGGCCAGCGCCAGTCCGCCGGCGCGCAACGTCAGCAGACCTGTTCCCGAGTCAACTCCGGAACGGGTGGTGACAGTGCGGCCTGACTGCGGTTTACTGCTGCGCGGTTTCATCGAAGGTCCCCGACTTTGTGAGTTCTTCCAGGAATTCCAGACTCTGCACTTCCGAGTAAGTGTCCAGATTCTCAATAAACGAGAGCTCCCTGATCAGCGGATCGGATTCGTCCGGCACCCACTGATTGGTAATCAGATATCCCAGGAAAATCGAACAGGCCAGCCCCGCGATCCAGCCGGCCGAGATCGCGACTTTGCGGAGTTGCGCCCGTGTCTTTTTCGTCATGCCGAAACCGGATGGCTGCTGATCTTCAGCGGCCTGGGCTTCCAGTTGAACGGTGCGAATGCTCGAGAGGGTTTTGTCGGTGAATTCCTCAGACGCCCTGGAGATCGGCAGACGATCCAGCATTTCCCAGGCGCGCTCCAGCCCATCGACGCGTTCACGCGTGGACTCGTCGTTCGAGAGCGCCTGCTCGACTTCGATCGCTTCCTGCTCGCTGACCTCGCCATCGAGGTAAGCCACCAGTTTCTCGAGTTCCTGTTCTGTGATGTCTTTGCTCATCGCACGTCTCAACCGTTGATATGTTTTTCCAGTTGCACCCGTAAGTTTTCCCGGGCACGTGACAGTAATGATTTCACCGCCGCCTCGGACAGCTTCATCGCGGTCCCGATGTCGGCGTAACTCATCCCTTCAAATTTGTGTAACAGCACTGCCATCTGTTGTCGTTCGTTCAAAGTTTCCAGTGCCTGGCGGACCACCGCCTGGGTCTCTTTCAGTCCGACCTGACGCGAGGGCATCATCCCGGATTTTTCCATTAACAGCTGCTCTTCCGGACGCATTCCCAGCGGGCCGGAATCGTGGGGATTGAGGGCCACCTCTCTGCGGCGTCCCTTGTTGCGGCGGGAGTTGCTGGCCAGGTTGTTGGCG
This window harbors:
- a CDS encoding leucine-rich repeat domain-containing protein, producing the protein MSKAATGSEEEVPQESTLETDIKALKEISANLKMDYNGNISQVSFSGSKLVDNGLVYLGRLNKLRKLDLSGSKVTDDGMSHLKSLKSLREISLHGIPVSDTGLAEFKKLTNLEVLNLSRTKVTDAGLKHLKGLDSLKELFLTGLEITGDGLTHLSDLKSLETLGLSETQITDEGLAHIKGLKKLRVLLLRDTQISDEGLKQIKSLTRLQRLWLRNTQITDEGMKYLAKMKDMEWLELNDTEIGNAGIAEIKVLENIIDMNLRNTSVTDKCITSLKKMKDLGTLYIDGTEITEEGIAKLEKALPYCRVEQ
- a CDS encoding alpha/beta hydrolase family protein, which codes for MRFPSLLLALLLLVPFPSFVTAQTLNLPDPLPGTAPLKLSVPLDEHMVAGIDAYALRALAESPQLRPQKWNYNFASHAAFIESIKDNRARFKTIIGVVDPRVSGPGFELLTTTEKSSVLAVDGDLNFKIHAVRWQVLDGMTATGLLLQPTGEIKARVVALPDADWTPEMFTHLKSGAPELSLIPLQLAARGIQVVIPTLISRDARHSGHPEVFFTNQPHREFIYRMAFEMGRHVIGYEVQKVLAAVDQFERLDKQEGRILPVGVVGVGEGGLLALFSGAADYRIQATWVAGYFQQREQVWQEPIYRNVWSQLTEFGDAEIAAMIAPRSCVIEIAKPESVKAEFERALPVFEQLGLQRNLSLVFSDGGTGPAGSGKALAEFLFGLRIRQNRKMIPPVVLQPTADGIQVDPADRQEQQFDEMNEFTQELLNRSARYRDTEWQPGKYTSVALWEKDADRLRNKVYDELIGRLPASEQAVPMNVKTRKVLEEDQYVGYEVMLDVQPDIVAGGILLIPRDLKSGERRPVVVCQHGLEGTPMDTIQAEDRAYAAYKNFSAQLVKRGLIVYAPQNPYKGRDRFRTLQRKSNPMQRSLYSYIIPQHERTLEWLSGLPFVDEQRIGFYGLSYGGKTAVRVPPFVKQYVFSICSGDFNEWVRKNADSAHRYSYVFHGEYEIFEWNMGHVANYAELSYLMAPRPFMVERGHNDGVAPDEWVAAEYAKVRRFYTQMGIGDQTEIEYFDGPHTINGQGTFDFIFRHLNWKPTPTK
- a CDS encoding anti-sigma factor family protein, translated to MSKDITEQELEKLVAYLDGEVSEQEAIEVEQALSNDESTRERVDGLERAWEMLDRLPISRASEEFTDKTLSSIRTVQLEAQAAEDQQPSGFGMTKKTRAQLRKVAISAGWIAGLACSIFLGYLITNQWVPDESDPLIRELSFIENLDTYSEVQSLEFLEELTKSGTFDETAQQ
- a CDS encoding RNA polymerase sigma factor, translated to MLRAKGGDEGAFTELVAAYQDRIVGIFCHLLGNQEAAEDLAQEVFLRIYRSRDKYEPKAKFSTWLFRIANNLASNSRRNKGRRREVALNPHDSGPLGMRPEEQLLMEKSGMMPSRQVGLKETQAVVRQALETLNERQQMAVLLHKFEGMSYADIGTAMKLSEAAVKSLLSRARENLRVQLEKHING